The Nitrosopumilus sp. b3 sequence GTAAAAAAATAAAATTATACCGTAGCAGAATTGGCAAAGTAGAAATCACATTGGATAATTTAGAGCCAAGTTTGAATTTATATCCCAATACTGAAAACCCAAAATCTAATTCTTAAAACAAATTAACATTCTCATTCTATAGATTTGGAATGAAAATCTGGAATGAAAACCTACTTTAAATAACTTAGCTCTTCCTAAGATTTTTGTAAATCATGAAACGACAAATACTATTGACATTGATTGCTGCAATTGCAGTGATTGGTGTTGCAACTGTTCCCTTGGCCCAAAACGTTCAGGCTGAAAGTTTAGTCCCAGATTGGATTAAAACAAACGCTGGTTGGTGGGCTGATGGTACTGTAGATGATGCAACTTTTCTGAATGGAATAAAATTCCTTTTGGAAAATGATGTCATCAACGTTTCATCTGAATCAAATGGGATTGACGTGGATACCTTGACTATTGGTTTTATTCCAGTTGAAAAAGCTGATGAACTAACACCAAAAGCACAAGCCCTGGAAAAATTTTTAGAGGCTGAACTTGGTATTGATGTCGAAGTAGTAGTTCCAACAAATTATGAAACCATTATTGAGGGAATGAGATTTGGTCATATTGATGCTGCCTTTATGGATACAGGACCTGGATGGATTACACATCAAAGAACTGGTGCTGAAGCAGTATTGGCAGAGCTTGTTGCAGGAAAAGTAAATTATCAAGCAACAGTATGGGCTTTAGCTGATAATGACTCTATTAATTCAATAGAAGATACAGTAGGTAAACGTGTAGCGTTTACCAGTATTACTGGCTCATCTGGTTTCGTTAGACCTATGGGAACTCTCGTCACTGACGGCCATATTGCCATTGAGGGTGATGATATAGTCGCATTGGAATCTGCTCTTGCAAATAACTTTGAAAGTTATACCTTTGCCGGAGGATACAAAGCTGCTTTACAATTACTCTTAAATGAAAATGTGGATGTTGCATTTGGATCAGATATTGCTCCGCAAAAATATCTTGAATTAGAAGATCAAATGAAATTGCGACCAGTTACCACAATTGGACCGGTCCCATCACATGTCTTTATGGTGAGTGCTGATATGTCAGAATCCACCAAAGATGCACTCGTTGATGCACTAGTTGAACTCAATTATGATGAGAATAACTATATTTTGAAGGACTTGTACGGTGCTGAAGCATTAGTTCCAACCACCACTACTATGCATATTGGTGAATTTGGTACATATATTGATTCATTGACAGGTCTTGATCAACTCATTCTAGATAAATCTAATTATGACAAGAGCAAATAAAAACTGGAAATCTTGAAATGAAACAAATTCAGATGACCAAAAACCCTTCTTTTTCATTAATTTCTACAAAAAAAATCATTCAAATGAATGATGTCTCCACGTCTTATGATTCTAAAAATTTTGCACTTGAAAAAATCAATCTCTCAATTGATAGGGGTACAAATTATTCAATTGTTGGCCAATCCGGTTCTGGAAAATCCACATTGCTCAAACTAATGAATGGAATGATGATTCCAAGTAAGGGTACTATCAAAATTGATTATGTGTCTCCTAACATCAATAACAAAAAATTCAAAAAAATGATGCATACTATAGGGTATATTCCTCAGAGTCTAGGATTGGTGAAAAATAGTACTGTCCTTGAAAATATTTTACTTGGAGCACTTCCACGATTAAACAAAATACAATCATTATTCAATAAATTCCCTGAGCATGAAATTAAAGAAGCAATGAGAATTATTGCTCAAGTTGGATTATCAGGAAAAGAAAACCGTAAGGCATACATGTTAAGTGGGGGTGAAAAAAGACGAGTAGCAATTGCCAGAGCACTGATGCAAAAACCAACTATTTTGTTGGCTGATGAGATTGTTTCAGAATTAGATCATGTCACTTCGCGTGAAATAATGGATTTGATTGCAGAAGCACAAAAAAGAATGAATCTTACTGCAATTATGGTTCATCACGATATACAACTTGCTTTAGAATATGCAAATAGAGTAGCAGTTATCAAAGAAGGACAAAAAATTCTAGAGATTGGTGTGGAGGGGGACACCATAGTTGATTTTCAATCTGGTGATATGAATAACGATGAAATTATGGAGATGTATGCAGATGACTCCAAAAAATAACATTATCATTGGAATAATCATTGCACTGGTAGTTATCGCATCATACAATGTAGATGCAAATCCAATTGAGTTTGTAGAGGGATTGCCAAATCTTGCAATAGTTGTTGATGAAATGCTTCAAGTTGAGCCGAAATACATTCCAACTGCACTTTGGGCAATGTTCGAAACAATTCAGATGGCTTTTATCGGAACTATCATTGGTGTTGCAATTGCTTTGCCTCTTAGCTTGTTGGCATCACGAAATCTAAACAGTAAGTATGTCTATGCCCCAACACGCGCATTACTAGCTGCCACTAGAACATTCCCATCAATACTTTGGGCACTTTTGTTTGTAATAATGGTTGGATTAGGTCCGTTTGCAGGTGTTTTAGCTATTATCATGTATACCATTGGATTTATTGCAAAATTACAGTATGAGGTAATTGAGACCATCGATTCTGATCCAATGGATGCAATCAATTCTATAGGAGTCTCAAAATTCCAATTAATTCGCTATGTTGTAATACCTGAATCTGCATCCCATCTTCTTGGTCAAATGCTATACATGTTTGATTACAACGTTCGTCAAACAAGCATTTTGGGACTTGTTGGAGCAGGCGGTATAGGATTCTACATTATTAATTATATCAAATTTTTCGAATATGGCAAAGCTGCTGTCTTTATGCTTGTTGTATTGGTTACAGTATTAATCATTGATTGGGTTAGTGTGAAGATCCGAGACAAGTACATCATCAAATCCCAACATGGGATGGAAGTGTCTACAAAATAATTTTTATAAAAAATATTTTTTATGTGGTGATTTTATCTAGTTGATTTACTTCAACTGCCATCTTTACCTCTCTTGCAATTCTTTTACCCATACTCATTGATTCGTTAAACAAAAGTGAATAGTATGGAGAACCGTCCATGTAGATGTTTGTTCCTGCAACAATCCTTGCTGAAAACTCAAACGATGTGAATTTTGCATTTTCATCATATACTCCTTCTATGCAAAAGGGACCATTCATTCCCGGCGATACC is a genomic window containing:
- a CDS encoding phosphate/phosphite/phosphonate ABC transporter substrate-binding protein, giving the protein MKRQILLTLIAAIAVIGVATVPLAQNVQAESLVPDWIKTNAGWWADGTVDDATFLNGIKFLLENDVINVSSESNGIDVDTLTIGFIPVEKADELTPKAQALEKFLEAELGIDVEVVVPTNYETIIEGMRFGHIDAAFMDTGPGWITHQRTGAEAVLAELVAGKVNYQATVWALADNDSINSIEDTVGKRVAFTSITGSSGFVRPMGTLVTDGHIAIEGDDIVALESALANNFESYTFAGGYKAALQLLLNENVDVAFGSDIAPQKYLELEDQMKLRPVTTIGPVPSHVFMVSADMSESTKDALVDALVELNYDENNYILKDLYGAEALVPTTTTMHIGEFGTYIDSLTGLDQLILDKSNYDKSK
- a CDS encoding ATP-binding cassette domain-containing protein; the encoded protein is MKQIQMTKNPSFSLISTKKIIQMNDVSTSYDSKNFALEKINLSIDRGTNYSIVGQSGSGKSTLLKLMNGMMIPSKGTIKIDYVSPNINNKKFKKMMHTIGYIPQSLGLVKNSTVLENILLGALPRLNKIQSLFNKFPEHEIKEAMRIIAQVGLSGKENRKAYMLSGGEKRRVAIARALMQKPTILLADEIVSELDHVTSREIMDLIAEAQKRMNLTAIMVHHDIQLALEYANRVAVIKEGQKILEIGVEGDTIVDFQSGDMNNDEIMEMYADDSKK
- the phnE gene encoding phosphonate ABC transporter, permease protein PhnE, which translates into the protein MTPKNNIIIGIIIALVVIASYNVDANPIEFVEGLPNLAIVVDEMLQVEPKYIPTALWAMFETIQMAFIGTIIGVAIALPLSLLASRNLNSKYVYAPTRALLAATRTFPSILWALLFVIMVGLGPFAGVLAIIMYTIGFIAKLQYEVIETIDSDPMDAINSIGVSKFQLIRYVVIPESASHLLGQMLYMFDYNVRQTSILGLVGAGGIGFYIINYIKFFEYGKAAVFMLVVLVTVLIIDWVSVKIRDKYIIKSQHGMEVSTK